The following proteins are co-located in the Silene latifolia isolate original U9 population chromosome 1, ASM4854445v1, whole genome shotgun sequence genome:
- the LOC141649225 gene encoding long chain acyl-CoA synthetase 8-like, whose amino-acid sequence MHGLVVEAALLTSNYVDNVMVYADPSHNYYVALIAPSHSALEKWAKESSTQYSSIPKLCNKAEAIKEVQTSLSKAAKEARLDMFEIPAKIKLVADPWTPESGLVTTALKLKREQLKTKYKSELDKLYTRSGEFIERYRGGVANACDLVPIGVVDKEGIVTNNEDGERRSERRN is encoded by the exons atgcatgggttagtg GTTGAGGCGGCACTTTTAACGAGCAACTATGTTGACAATGTCATGGTATATGCGGATCCCTCTCATAATTATTATGTAGCTCTTATTGCCCCTTCACATTCAGCACTGGAGAAGTGGGCTAAAGAATCTAGTACTCAGTACAGTAGCATTCCCAAGCTGTGTAACAAAGCTGAAGCTATCAAGGAGGTCCAAACATCACTCTCTAAG GCTGCAAAAGAAGCAAGATTGGACATGTTTGAAATACCAGCAAAGATTAAGTTAGTAGCTGATCCATGGACACCTGAATCAGGATTAGTAACAACTGCTCTTAAACTCAAGAGGGAGCAACTGAAAACCAAGTATAAGAGTGAACTCGATAAGTTGTACACTAGATCCGGTGAGTTTATTGAACGATACCGAGGCGGAGTAGCGAACGCCTGCGATCTCGTCCCCATTGGGGTCGTCGATAAAGAAGGTATTGTGACTAACAATGAAGATGGTGAAAGGCGGAGTGAAAGGCGGAATtag